A genomic region of Rhodanobacter sp. contains the following coding sequences:
- the ppk1_2 gene encoding polyphosphate kinase 1 codes for MSSRAPRKPSPVATDAPAANDANPAAAPGLGEHRLYINRELSQLAFNTRVLDQALDQRTPLLERLKFLLIFSRNMDEFFEIRVAGLKGQIALEREVPGADGMTPRQVLDEIGAIAHRQIERQYAILNESIQPELTAHGIRILRRDEWTHKQKHWVRRYFRTEVAPLVTPIGLDPTHPFPLLVNKSLNFIVRLDGVDAFGRDSGLAVVPAPRVLPRLIQLPGDIAEHGDCYVLLSSIIHAHAEELFPGMNVLGSYQFRLTRNADLALDPEEVEDLALALRGELYSRRFGSAVRLEVADNCPKDLSGYLLRQFGLSESELYEVNGPVNLARLFRIASKVNYPALQYKPFVPALPKALKHADDLFATIAKRDVLLLHPYESFTPVVSLLRQSAKDPQVLSIKQTLYRTGADSEIVDALVDAARAGKEVTAVVELRARFDEESNLSLASRLQQAGAMVIYGVVGIKTHAKMMLIQRREGSELVRYAHLGTGNYHTGNARLYTDYSLLTSDEALCDDVHKLFSQLTGMGKTLHLKKLLQAPFTLKQGLLDLIAREAAHAAAGKEAHILIKVNALTDPKMIRALYQASIAGVRIDLIVRGMCCLRPGVPGVSENIRVRSVIGRFLEHSRAYWFANDGEPALYLSSADLMERNLDRRVECAFPVESRKLQQRIHAALQLYLDDNSGAAELQADGSYRPAIRAADEAVRDAQAQLLEKFCGTPA; via the coding sequence ATGAGTTCACGCGCCCCACGCAAGCCCTCGCCTGTCGCCACGGATGCCCCGGCAGCCAACGACGCCAACCCGGCCGCCGCGCCCGGCCTCGGCGAGCACCGGCTGTACATCAACCGCGAATTGTCGCAACTGGCGTTCAACACGCGTGTGCTAGACCAGGCGCTGGACCAACGCACACCGCTGCTCGAACGGCTCAAGTTCCTGCTGATCTTCTCGCGCAACATGGACGAGTTCTTCGAGATCCGCGTGGCCGGCCTGAAGGGCCAGATCGCGCTGGAGCGCGAAGTGCCCGGCGCCGACGGCATGACGCCGCGGCAGGTGCTGGACGAGATCGGCGCGATCGCCCACCGGCAGATCGAACGGCAATACGCCATCCTCAACGAAAGCATCCAGCCTGAGCTGACTGCGCACGGCATCCGCATCCTGCGGCGCGACGAGTGGACGCACAAGCAGAAGCACTGGGTGCGCCGCTACTTCCGCACGGAGGTGGCCCCACTGGTGACGCCGATCGGGCTGGATCCCACCCATCCGTTCCCGTTGCTGGTCAACAAGAGCCTCAACTTCATCGTGCGGCTGGACGGCGTGGACGCGTTCGGCCGCGACTCCGGCCTCGCCGTGGTGCCGGCGCCGCGCGTGCTGCCCCGGTTGATCCAGCTTCCGGGCGACATCGCCGAGCACGGCGACTGCTACGTGCTGCTGTCCTCGATCATCCATGCGCATGCCGAGGAACTGTTCCCCGGCATGAACGTACTCGGCTCCTACCAGTTCCGCCTCACCCGCAACGCGGACCTCGCGCTCGATCCCGAGGAAGTGGAAGACCTGGCGCTGGCGCTGCGCGGCGAGCTGTATTCCCGCCGTTTCGGCAGCGCGGTGCGGCTGGAGGTGGCCGACAACTGCCCGAAGGACCTGAGCGGCTACCTGCTCCGGCAGTTCGGCCTCTCGGAGTCCGAACTGTACGAGGTCAACGGCCCGGTGAACCTGGCGCGGCTGTTCCGCATCGCCAGCAAGGTGAACTATCCCGCATTGCAGTACAAACCCTTCGTGCCCGCGCTGCCGAAGGCGCTGAAGCACGCCGACGACCTGTTCGCGACGATCGCCAAACGCGACGTGCTGCTGCTGCACCCGTACGAATCGTTCACGCCGGTGGTGAGCCTGCTGCGCCAGTCCGCGAAGGATCCGCAGGTGCTGTCGATCAAGCAGACCCTGTACCGCACCGGCGCGGATTCGGAGATCGTCGACGCGCTGGTCGATGCGGCGCGTGCGGGCAAGGAAGTGACCGCGGTGGTGGAGCTGCGCGCGCGCTTCGACGAGGAATCCAACCTCTCGCTCGCCTCGCGCCTGCAGCAGGCCGGCGCGATGGTGATCTACGGCGTGGTGGGCATCAAGACGCACGCCAAGATGATGCTGATCCAGCGCCGCGAAGGCAGCGAGCTGGTGCGTTACGCGCATCTCGGCACGGGCAACTACCACACCGGCAACGCACGGCTGTACACCGACTACAGCCTGCTCACCTCCGACGAGGCGCTGTGCGACGACGTGCACAAGCTGTTCAGCCAGCTCACCGGCATGGGCAAGACGCTGCACCTGAAGAAGCTGCTGCAGGCGCCGTTCACCCTGAAGCAAGGGCTGCTCGACCTGATCGCGCGGGAAGCCGCGCACGCTGCCGCCGGCAAGGAAGCGCACATCCTGATCAAGGTCAACGCGCTCACCGACCCCAAGATGATCCGCGCGCTGTACCAGGCCAGCATCGCCGGCGTGCGCATCGACCTGATCGTGCGCGGCATGTGCTGCCTGCGGCCGGGCGTGCCCGGCGTGTCCGAAAACATCCGCGTGCGCTCGGTGATCGGACGTTTCCTCGAACACAGCCGCGCGTACTGGTTCGCCAACGACGGCGAGCCGGCGCTGTACCTGTCCAGCGCCGACCTGATGGAGCGCAACCTGGACCGCCGCGTGGAATGCGCCTTCCCGGTCGAGAGCCGCAAGCTGCAGCAGCGCATCCATGCCGCGCTGCAGCTCTATCTCGACGACAACAGCGGCGCCGCCGAACTGCAGGCCGACGGCAGCTATCGTCCGGCGATACGCGCCGCCGACGAGGCCGTGCGCGATGCGCAGGCGCAGCTGCTGGAAAAGTTCTGCGGCACGCCGGCATGA
- a CDS encoding ribonuclease codes for MRSWKPLLILAIVAVALFLGRQAHTPSASTVPSPAGDAATLPDFLPPEARDTLALIARGGPFPHRQDGVVFGNYEHLLPEQPRGYYHEYTVDTPGARTRGTRRIITGGTPPAVYYYTDDHYRSFRPFAVPR; via the coding sequence ATGCGTTCCTGGAAGCCGCTGCTCATACTCGCGATCGTCGCGGTCGCCCTGTTCCTCGGCCGGCAGGCGCACACGCCGAGCGCCTCGACCGTACCGTCGCCGGCGGGCGACGCGGCCACGCTGCCGGACTTCCTGCCGCCCGAGGCGCGCGACACGCTGGCCCTGATCGCCCGCGGCGGCCCGTTCCCGCACCGCCAGGACGGCGTGGTGTTCGGCAACTACGAACACCTGCTGCCCGAGCAGCCGCGGGGCTACTACCACGAGTACACGGTGGACACGCCGGGCGCGCGCACCCGTGGCACGCGTCGCATCATTACCGGCGGCACACCGCCCGCGGTGTACTACTACACCGACGACCACTACCGCAGCTTCCGTCCGTTCGCCGTGCCCCGATGA
- a CDS encoding RNA-binding S4 domain-containing protein: MNTQTLHFELDREFVKLDNLLKLVGLCDSGGAGKHLVASGAVTVDGAQELRKTCKIHAGQVVRVDGVEIRVVGMA; the protein is encoded by the coding sequence ATGAATACGCAAACCCTGCACTTCGAACTCGACCGCGAGTTCGTCAAGCTCGACAACCTGCTGAAGCTGGTGGGCCTGTGCGACAGCGGCGGCGCCGGCAAGCACCTGGTCGCCAGCGGCGCCGTCACCGTGGACGGCGCGCAGGAGCTGCGCAAGACCTGCAAGATCCACGCAGGCCAGGTAGTGCGCGTGGACGGCGTGGAGATCCGCGTGGTGGGCATGGCCTGA
- the cheD_1 gene encoding chemoreceptor glutamine deamidase CheD, translating into MTPGLHPKVIFLQPGDWFVGGAGCRVHTVLGSCVSIVLWHPAARVGAMSHCLLARRGDGVRGQADGRYCDEALALMLRGLATAGAPVAGCQAKLFGGGNMFRGQAVAGLSEIGRGNGETARALLHEQHIPIVSESLFGFGHRTIVFDVGSGDVWVQQVDSAAEVSWA; encoded by the coding sequence ATGACGCCGGGCCTGCACCCGAAAGTGATCTTCCTGCAGCCGGGAGACTGGTTCGTCGGCGGTGCCGGCTGCCGTGTGCACACCGTGCTCGGTTCCTGCGTCTCGATCGTGCTCTGGCATCCCGCGGCGCGCGTGGGGGCGATGTCGCATTGCCTGCTCGCACGGCGCGGCGATGGCGTGCGAGGCCAGGCCGACGGGCGCTATTGCGACGAAGCGCTGGCGTTGATGCTCCGCGGCCTCGCCACGGCCGGTGCGCCCGTGGCGGGTTGCCAGGCCAAGCTGTTCGGCGGCGGCAACATGTTCCGGGGTCAGGCCGTCGCCGGACTGTCGGAGATCGGGCGCGGCAACGGCGAGACCGCACGTGCCCTCTTGCACGAACAGCACATTCCCATCGTCTCCGAATCCTTGTTCGGCTTCGGCCATCGCACGATCGTGTTCGACGTGGGCAGCGGCGACGTCTGGGTGCAGCAGGTCGACTCGGCTGCGGAGGTGTCATGGGCCTGA
- a CDS encoding chemotaxis response regulator protein-glutamate methylesterase translates to MKRIQLLIVDDSAVVRQVVAAMLAAQPDIEVQGAVADPLLAMERMKRQWPDVIVLDVEMPRMDGITFLRKLMAERPTPVVICSTLTEKGTQTTMEALAAGACAIVAKPKLGLKKFLQDSSDDLVAAVRSAACANVKRLAQRAKAPPVVEKFSADAILPPGEGGAMVRTTERVVALGTSTGGTQALEEVLTSLPRVSPGIVIVQHMPEKFTAAFAMRLDGLCEINVREARDRDRVVPGCALIAPGGRHMLLRRAGAHYHVEVVDGPLVNRHRPSVDVLFRSVAKCAGSNALGVIMTGMGDDGAAGLLEMRKAGARTIAQDEASCVVYGMPKEAVARGAAERILPLGALAREIALQSRV, encoded by the coding sequence ATGAAGCGGATCCAATTGCTGATCGTCGACGATTCGGCCGTGGTGCGGCAGGTGGTGGCCGCCATGCTGGCCGCTCAGCCGGACATCGAGGTGCAGGGCGCGGTGGCCGACCCGCTGCTGGCGATGGAACGCATGAAGCGGCAATGGCCGGACGTGATCGTGCTGGACGTGGAGATGCCGCGCATGGACGGCATCACCTTCCTGCGCAAGCTGATGGCGGAGCGGCCGACGCCGGTGGTGATCTGCTCCACGCTCACCGAGAAAGGCACGCAGACCACGATGGAGGCGCTCGCCGCCGGCGCCTGCGCCATCGTCGCCAAGCCCAAGCTGGGGCTGAAGAAGTTCCTGCAGGATTCGTCCGACGACCTGGTCGCGGCCGTGCGCTCGGCGGCCTGCGCCAACGTCAAGCGGCTGGCGCAGCGCGCGAAGGCTCCGCCGGTGGTGGAAAAGTTCTCCGCCGATGCGATCCTGCCGCCCGGCGAAGGCGGGGCGATGGTGCGCACCACGGAACGCGTGGTGGCGCTGGGCACTTCCACCGGCGGCACCCAGGCGTTGGAGGAGGTGTTGACCTCGCTGCCGCGCGTGTCGCCGGGCATCGTCATCGTGCAGCACATGCCGGAGAAGTTCACCGCCGCGTTCGCCATGCGGCTGGACGGCCTGTGCGAGATCAACGTGCGCGAGGCGCGCGACCGGGACCGCGTGGTGCCGGGCTGCGCGCTGATCGCCCCCGGCGGACGGCACATGCTGCTGCGGCGCGCGGGTGCGCACTATCACGTCGAAGTGGTCGACGGGCCGCTGGTGAACCGGCACCGGCCCTCGGTGGACGTGCTGTTCCGTTCGGTGGCGAAATGCGCGGGTTCCAATGCGCTGGGCGTGATCATGACCGGCATGGGCGACGACGGCGCCGCCGGCCTGCTGGAAATGCGCAAGGCCGGCGCACGCACGATTGCGCAGGACGAGGCGAGCTGCGTGGTCTACGGCATGCCCAAGGAGGCGGTAGCGCGAGGCGCCGCCGAGCGCATCCTGCCGCTGGGCGCGTTGGCGCGCGAGATCGCCTTGCAATCGCGCGTCTGA
- a CDS encoding phosphatase PAP2 family protein, translating to MESLPLWIGRHALALWGILLALALLAGDQLWRLAHRRRLAATGKQGYVALRPRTAAILLALFGATFALLFWAVWTRTALVGFDAALAQALHGQLSPAVLWPLAVITHIGKPALLMLAGAALALRLAWKRDWPSFLPWCVALCGTAACGEAAKHFVKRPRPFDGHAFLVETGYSFPSGHAMMSMVFFGMLACLLLRRLAPRHQRAAIAATVAVVAIVGISRAVLTAHYLSDVLAGYALGAFWLVLGIGMAQRMRRDARAPRLP from the coding sequence ATGGAATCCCTACCCCTCTGGATCGGTCGGCATGCCCTCGCGCTGTGGGGCATCCTGCTGGCTCTTGCACTGCTCGCCGGCGACCAGCTCTGGCGCCTCGCGCACCGCCGCAGGCTGGCCGCCACGGGCAAGCAGGGCTATGTCGCGCTGCGTCCGCGCACGGCGGCGATCCTGCTGGCGCTGTTCGGCGCGACATTCGCGCTGCTGTTCTGGGCCGTGTGGACCCGCACCGCGCTGGTCGGCTTCGATGCCGCACTTGCGCAGGCGTTGCACGGCCAGCTCTCGCCGGCGGTGCTTTGGCCGCTGGCCGTCATCACCCATATCGGCAAGCCCGCGCTGCTGATGCTTGCCGGCGCGGCGCTGGCGCTGCGGCTGGCGTGGAAGCGCGACTGGCCGTCGTTCCTGCCGTGGTGCGTCGCGTTGTGCGGCACCGCGGCCTGCGGCGAGGCGGCGAAGCACTTCGTGAAGCGCCCCCGCCCCTTCGATGGCCATGCCTTCCTGGTGGAAACCGGTTACAGCTTCCCCAGCGGCCACGCCATGATGTCCATGGTGTTCTTCGGCATGCTGGCTTGCCTGCTGCTGCGCCGGCTTGCGCCACGCCACCAGCGCGCCGCCATCGCCGCCACCGTGGCAGTGGTCGCCATCGTCGGCATCAGCCGCGCGGTGCTGACGGCGCATTACCTCAGCGACGTGCTGGCCGGCTATGCGCTGGGCGCGTTCTGGCTGGTGCTCGGGATCGGTATGGCGCAACGGATGCGGCGGGATGCCCGGGCGCCGCGGCTGCCTTAA